One segment of Sphingomonas qomolangmaensis DNA contains the following:
- a CDS encoding exonuclease/endonuclease/phosphatase family protein: MATIRFLSWNIQVYGPKKYGQSANNANLAYLVGAMIAHTGAQVVLLQELMTSIAEAVAFTAAETCAIATGKQWRYIVLQTRPEKDRESYAILFQSQDAKFAPIANGFGIASGDFPTKDLTKGGRRPAYVYFRTTDTNTVFVATSYHAPPSGNTSLGVKRLGQMPEIYSINPGGTGVLNTNSRVMGGDYNMPLPLNADLYAWLTDPVPVPPPPTTAGQGAGSVAAVGDPTILATWAEVTKAWGDDPRNWHADPAWYVQKDNCLDNLFCRPAATRGGVVDALGILMDTGSGPSRFAQKFITQKDGSEQFPHASMLGYPMNKWLQSAPYAYIFYRNAVSDHLPVWADVTI; the protein is encoded by the coding sequence ATGGCGACGATCCGATTTTTATCTTGGAACATCCAGGTCTATGGACCGAAGAAATACGGTCAGTCGGCCAACAACGCGAACCTCGCCTATCTGGTCGGCGCGATGATCGCGCACACCGGGGCGCAAGTGGTGCTGCTCCAGGAACTGATGACGTCGATCGCCGAAGCGGTGGCGTTCACCGCCGCCGAAACCTGCGCGATCGCGACGGGCAAGCAATGGCGCTACATCGTCCTGCAGACGCGGCCCGAGAAGGATCGCGAATCCTACGCGATCCTGTTCCAGAGCCAGGACGCGAAGTTCGCGCCGATCGCCAACGGCTTTGGCATCGCATCGGGCGATTTTCCGACTAAGGACCTTACCAAGGGCGGGCGGCGCCCCGCTTATGTCTATTTCCGCACCACCGACACCAACACCGTGTTCGTCGCGACCAGCTATCATGCGCCGCCCAGCGGCAACACCTCGCTGGGGGTCAAGCGGCTCGGCCAGATGCCCGAAATCTACAGCATCAATCCCGGTGGCACGGGGGTGCTCAACACCAATTCGCGGGTGATGGGCGGCGATTACAACATGCCGCTACCGCTCAACGCCGACCTCTATGCCTGGCTCACCGATCCGGTGCCGGTGCCGCCGCCCCCCACCACGGCAGGGCAGGGCGCCGGTTCGGTCGCCGCGGTGGGTGACCCGACCATCCTCGCCACGTGGGCCGAAGTGACCAAGGCATGGGGCGACGATCCGCGCAATTGGCACGCCGATCCCGCCTGGTACGTCCAGAAGGACAATTGCCTCGACAACCTCTTCTGCCGTCCCGCGGCGACGCGGGGCGGGGTGGTCGATGCGTTGGGCATCCTGATGGATACCGGCTCGGGCCCGAGCCGCTTCGCCCAGAAATTCATCACCCAGAAGGACGGTTCGGAGCAATTCCCGCACGCTTCGATGCTCGGCTATCCGATGAACAAATGGCTCCAGAGCGCGCCCTATGCCTACATCTTCTACCGCAACGCTGTCAGCGATCATCTGCCCGTCTGGGCGGACGTAACGATCTAG
- a CDS encoding arabinofuranosidase catalytic domain-containing protein, with translation MLETSALAIALALASSGPATTAPARPVADLPQGPCDLYNAAGTPCVSAHSTTRVLLSRYAGPLYQVMRRSDDTLLDIGVLPDGYADAAAQDRFCAGTLCVITKLYDQSGKGNDLYQAPPGPKYPGPANGAFNALPIADMAPITIGGGRKAYGVYVMPGMGFRNNKARDLPIDDEAGGIHVVVAGDHYSNGCCFNYGNASTNGLAVGTGTMESVYFGTSSGWGSGSGKGPWIMSDMEAGLFSGYDAGVNAANPSIDWRFVTGVFGGGGRNFWKLRGGDAQRGALSTFYEGVRPGSRENKDYFPMRKKGAIQMGNGGDNGNGSAGTFYEGVMTAGHPSDAVTDAVQANVVAARYDLQRLTQTRLTSFRPGGGATLTATFRNTAAEPAADVALGVALPSGWTARPTTPASFARVAPGASVQTTFEITSPATSSAGFLTAKADWRGAAGRQADTSLQRVRSAQPVKLNEVRFATGGNATNQFVELYNASDRAVDISNWQLTNTRTFFASEPLATIPAGTRLAAGKHYLLGLAPSGLVAPAAAGARSINVRSTEGFATGQQIAIAGETRRIASVGTAATVPTTIFIPVSTGPWLTVPAGSTTLPVADATGFAVGDKMSIDAGGNPEVVTVTRVGTAATQTTLAVAVKQGATTLKLADVSNLSVGDTLSLSTGQRLEWVKVAAIGSPGADGTGVTLTAPLKFDNMEGVDVAGPGTGIGFSPATRHAHKSGDAVQALGSGIALDRPLGRAHPRGAPIANPQVQTAGYRGPAPQQWFGGDLSIRGGAISLTDPSGKILVDAIVYGSQQSNSSASGAVTMPEIATLEGDQHQGGCIAVIPGAGSGPSAPATALAASAPGAPDRSVGRFPDGADTDSLCNDFVVQPATTAPQGAAAGAKAIGVASVAGFVPGQAITIGAEGAQEAGVIANVGTSGATVVRTAVEQGGTAIDIADGAGFGAGQAITISQGADAEEAVVKARQNGRDGSRITLTAPLARAYAVGTRVSGSGITLRTPLQRAHAAGAAVRAELPTPGAANAYTREGPGTARR, from the coding sequence ATGCTCGAAACCTCAGCCCTCGCGATCGCCTTGGCGCTCGCAAGCAGCGGCCCCGCGACCACCGCCCCGGCGCGCCCTGTGGCCGACCTCCCCCAGGGCCCCTGCGACCTGTACAATGCCGCGGGCACGCCCTGCGTCTCGGCGCACAGCACCACGCGCGTGCTGCTGTCGCGCTATGCCGGCCCGCTCTACCAGGTCATGCGGCGGTCGGACGACACGCTGCTCGATATCGGCGTGTTGCCCGATGGCTATGCCGATGCCGCCGCGCAGGACCGGTTCTGCGCCGGCACCTTGTGCGTGATCACCAAGCTCTACGACCAATCGGGCAAGGGCAACGACCTGTACCAGGCGCCGCCCGGACCCAAATATCCAGGGCCAGCGAATGGTGCCTTCAACGCGCTGCCGATCGCCGACATGGCGCCGATCACCATTGGCGGCGGCCGCAAGGCGTATGGCGTCTACGTCATGCCGGGAATGGGCTTTCGCAACAACAAGGCGCGCGACCTGCCGATCGACGACGAGGCCGGGGGAATCCACGTCGTGGTGGCGGGCGACCATTACAGCAACGGCTGCTGCTTCAACTATGGCAACGCATCGACCAACGGCCTCGCGGTCGGCACCGGCACGATGGAAAGCGTCTATTTCGGCACCTCGAGCGGCTGGGGCAGCGGATCGGGCAAGGGCCCATGGATCATGTCCGACATGGAGGCGGGGCTGTTTTCGGGCTATGACGCCGGCGTCAACGCCGCCAACCCGTCGATCGACTGGCGCTTCGTCACCGGGGTGTTCGGCGGCGGTGGCCGCAACTTCTGGAAGCTGCGCGGCGGCGATGCCCAGCGCGGCGCGCTCAGCACCTTCTACGAAGGCGTCCGTCCGGGCTCGCGCGAGAACAAGGACTATTTCCCGATGCGCAAGAAGGGCGCGATCCAGATGGGGAATGGCGGCGACAACGGGAACGGCTCGGCCGGTACCTTCTATGAAGGCGTGATGACCGCGGGCCATCCGAGCGACGCGGTCACCGACGCGGTGCAGGCGAATGTCGTCGCCGCGCGGTACGATCTGCAGCGGCTCACCCAGACCCGGCTGACCAGCTTCCGCCCCGGCGGCGGTGCCACGCTCACCGCCACCTTCCGCAACACCGCCGCAGAGCCCGCCGCCGACGTCGCGCTGGGCGTAGCGCTGCCGAGCGGTTGGACCGCAAGGCCGACAACCCCCGCCAGCTTCGCGCGCGTGGCCCCCGGCGCCAGCGTGCAAACCACCTTCGAAATAACCTCGCCCGCTACCTCCAGCGCGGGCTTCCTCACTGCCAAAGCCGATTGGCGCGGTGCGGCCGGGCGCCAGGCCGACACCAGCCTGCAACGCGTTAGAAGCGCGCAGCCCGTCAAGCTGAACGAGGTCCGCTTTGCCACCGGCGGCAATGCGACCAACCAGTTCGTCGAGCTCTACAATGCCTCCGACCGCGCGGTCGACATCTCGAACTGGCAGCTCACCAACACGCGAACCTTCTTCGCCTCCGAGCCGCTGGCGACCATCCCGGCGGGCACGAGGCTGGCAGCGGGCAAACATTATCTGCTGGGGCTTGCGCCTTCGGGTCTGGTCGCGCCAGCCGCGGCAGGCGCGCGGTCAATCAACGTGCGCAGCACCGAGGGCTTCGCGACCGGGCAGCAGATCGCGATCGCCGGCGAAACCCGCCGGATCGCCAGCGTCGGAACCGCAGCGACGGTGCCGACGACGATCTTCATCCCGGTATCGACCGGCCCCTGGCTGACCGTTCCCGCAGGCTCGACCACCCTGCCCGTCGCCGATGCGACCGGATTCGCGGTGGGCGACAAGATGAGCATCGACGCCGGCGGCAATCCCGAGGTCGTCACGGTCACCCGCGTCGGCACCGCCGCGACGCAGACGACGCTGGCGGTCGCGGTCAAGCAGGGCGCGACCACGCTCAAGCTAGCCGACGTATCGAACCTCTCGGTCGGCGACACGCTTTCGCTCAGCACCGGCCAGCGGCTCGAATGGGTCAAGGTCGCGGCGATCGGGTCGCCCGGCGCCGACGGGACCGGGGTGACGCTCACCGCGCCGCTCAAGTTCGACAATATGGAGGGCGTCGATGTCGCCGGCCCAGGGACCGGGATCGGCTTCTCCCCCGCGACGCGGCATGCGCACAAGAGCGGTGACGCGGTGCAGGCGCTGGGCAGCGGGATCGCGCTCGATCGCCCGCTCGGCCGTGCGCACCCGCGCGGCGCTCCGATCGCCAACCCGCAGGTCCAGACCGCGGGCTATCGCGGTCCGGCACCGCAGCAATGGTTCGGCGGCGACCTGTCGATCCGCGGCGGCGCGATCAGCCTGACCGATCCCAGCGGCAAGATTCTGGTCGACGCGATCGTCTATGGATCGCAGCAGAGCAATTCGAGCGCGAGCGGCGCGGTGACGATGCCCGAAATCGCGACGCTCGAGGGCGACCAGCACCAGGGCGGCTGCATCGCGGTCATCCCCGGCGCGGGATCGGGCCCGAGCGCGCCCGCCACCGCGCTCGCGGCGTCGGCCCCCGGCGCGCCCGATCGCAGCGTCGGCCGCTTCCCCGACGGCGCCGACACCGACAGCCTGTGCAACGACTTCGTCGTGCAACCCGCGACGACCGCGCCGCAGGGCGCCGCGGCGGGTGCCAAAGCGATCGGCGTCGCCAGCGTCGCTGGGTTCGTGCCCGGCCAGGCCATCACGATCGGAGCCGAAGGCGCGCAGGAAGCCGGCGTCATCGCCAATGTCGGCACCTCGGGCGCGACCGTCGTGCGCACCGCGGTCGAACAGGGCGGCACGGCGATCGACATCGCCGACGGCGCCGGGTTCGGCGCGGGACAGGCGATCACGATCAGCCAGGGTGCCGACGCCGAAGAGGCGGTGGTGAAGGCGCGGCAGAATGGCCGCGACGGCAGCCGCATCACTCTCACCGCCCCGCTCGCGCGCGCCTATGCCGTCGGCACCAGGGTGTCGGGCAGCGGCATTACCTTGCGCACCCCGCTGCAGCGCGCGCACGCTGCCGGCGCCGCGGTGCGCGCCGAGCTTCCCACGCCCGGCGCGGCAAATGCTTACACGCGCGAGGGGCCGGGGACGGCGCGACGGTAA
- a CDS encoding sensor domain-containing protein, with translation MQYLPNRKASRDVPAEPDEALSDRHREALAAALTPLVEQIAHDDLKAVLSRARVGIMHRDLDRRVLIVNEAYCKLVGRSAQQLDGLEFAAFTHPDDVAQSCRIFAENFDRGTPFEIEKRYIRPDGTAVWCSVHVSFVADAAGKPQSTIVVASDITARRNAEEELRENEEHYRHTVELNPQISWTAGADGAVLDVSSRWHRITGIAKTDAMGERWIAALHPDDVPRTRTQWAASVANARPLDIEYRLRTSSGAYRWFRGRAAARVDAAGAVVKWYGTLEDVHDRRLAQDELRHSEERFRLAAQAANLGIWDYDVASGRREWSSEFRAMLGLPPETEPSVATAMTLVVPEDRHLLDALVDAAWAGDNDARSEIIVRVRRADDNAMRWMRTAGWRMQTASGQLARIVVTIRDVTDERTAEERIRWAANHDALTGIANRFRFTERLEQAIARSKPGREVALVLLDIDRLKEINDTIGHDAGDALLRAFAARLDAAFGSGTVVGRLGGDEFAVLLTGVAEPDLTGLTEAALEALRHPVEYDGHAWDIQATAGVSIYPRDGACADELLKSADIALYVGKSNRRGEVSVFEPAMRAGIQRRTSMLHVARMVVKEARAVPFYQPKVALDTRRITGFEALMRWHHDTLGVQGPDTVSAAFEDLRLAAALSDRMIDRVAHDLRGWIDRGLCPGHVAINLAPAEFRDDKLVDRVIGPFNRLGVPLEYVELEITETVLLGRDTDKVATTLAALRDHGVKIALDDFGTGFASLSHLKLFPVDVIKIDKSFVANMCQQRDDAAIVEAVVGLAHRLKMEVVAEGIERESEARYLSELGCTYGQGYLFGRAVPAAAVPALLG, from the coding sequence GTGCAGTATCTTCCCAACCGAAAGGCATCTCGAGATGTCCCGGCCGAGCCCGACGAGGCGCTGTCCGATCGTCACCGTGAAGCGCTTGCCGCCGCGTTGACCCCGCTCGTCGAACAGATCGCCCACGACGATTTGAAGGCGGTACTGAGCCGGGCCCGCGTCGGCATCATGCACCGCGATCTAGATCGGCGCGTACTGATCGTGAATGAAGCCTATTGCAAGTTGGTGGGGCGTTCGGCGCAGCAGCTCGACGGGTTGGAGTTCGCGGCGTTCACCCATCCCGACGACGTCGCGCAATCCTGCCGGATATTTGCCGAAAATTTCGATCGGGGGACCCCGTTCGAGATCGAAAAACGCTATATCCGGCCCGATGGGACCGCCGTGTGGTGCAGCGTCCACGTCTCGTTCGTGGCCGATGCCGCGGGCAAGCCGCAATCGACCATCGTGGTCGCGTCGGACATCACCGCACGCCGCAACGCCGAGGAAGAGCTGCGCGAGAACGAGGAACATTACCGGCATACCGTCGAGCTGAACCCCCAGATCAGCTGGACCGCCGGCGCCGACGGCGCGGTGCTAGACGTCAGTTCGCGCTGGCACAGGATAACCGGCATCGCGAAAACCGATGCCATGGGCGAACGCTGGATCGCGGCGCTCCACCCCGACGACGTTCCCCGAACGCGAACGCAATGGGCAGCTTCGGTGGCCAATGCACGGCCGCTCGACATCGAATATCGCCTGCGAACGAGCAGCGGCGCCTATCGTTGGTTTCGCGGACGCGCTGCGGCGCGGGTCGACGCCGCGGGTGCGGTGGTAAAATGGTATGGCACGCTCGAGGACGTGCACGACCGCCGGCTGGCGCAGGACGAACTGCGGCACAGCGAAGAACGCTTCAGGCTGGCGGCGCAGGCGGCGAATCTGGGCATTTGGGACTATGACGTAGCCTCGGGCCGACGCGAATGGTCGAGCGAGTTCCGGGCGATGCTTGGCTTGCCCCCCGAAACCGAACCCAGCGTCGCCACCGCGATGACGCTGGTGGTGCCAGAAGATCGCCACCTGCTCGACGCGCTGGTCGATGCTGCGTGGGCAGGCGACAACGACGCGCGTTCCGAGATCATCGTTCGCGTCAGGCGGGCCGATGACAACGCGATGCGATGGATGCGCACGGCAGGCTGGCGAATGCAGACGGCATCGGGTCAGCTGGCCCGTATCGTGGTGACGATCCGCGACGTTACCGACGAACGCACGGCCGAAGAGCGTATCCGCTGGGCCGCCAACCACGACGCGCTGACCGGCATTGCAAACCGTTTCCGCTTCACCGAACGGCTCGAGCAAGCGATCGCGCGGTCGAAGCCGGGACGAGAGGTGGCGCTGGTGCTGCTCGACATCGACCGCTTGAAGGAAATCAACGACACGATCGGGCACGACGCCGGCGATGCGCTGCTCCGCGCGTTCGCGGCGCGGCTCGACGCAGCGTTCGGCAGCGGGACCGTCGTCGGTCGCCTGGGGGGCGACGAGTTCGCAGTGCTCTTGACGGGCGTCGCCGAACCCGACCTGACCGGCTTGACCGAGGCGGCGCTCGAAGCGCTTCGACACCCCGTCGAATATGACGGGCATGCCTGGGATATCCAGGCGACCGCGGGCGTCTCGATCTATCCCAGGGACGGCGCCTGCGCCGACGAGCTGCTCAAATCGGCCGATATCGCGCTGTATGTCGGCAAGAGTAACCGGCGCGGCGAGGTTTCGGTGTTCGAACCCGCGATGCGGGCGGGAATCCAGCGCCGCACCTCGATGCTTCACGTCGCGCGGATGGTCGTCAAGGAAGCGCGCGCGGTGCCCTTTTACCAGCCCAAGGTCGCGCTCGATACGCGGCGGATCACCGGGTTCGAGGCGTTGATGCGGTGGCATCACGATACCCTGGGCGTGCAGGGCCCCGACACGGTTTCCGCCGCATTCGAAGATCTGCGGCTCGCCGCGGCGCTGAGCGACCGGATGATCGATCGGGTAGCGCATGATTTGCGCGGCTGGATCGATCGCGGACTGTGCCCCGGGCACGTGGCGATCAACCTGGCGCCCGCCGAATTCCGCGACGATAAGCTGGTCGATCGCGTGATCGGCCCGTTCAACCGGCTTGGCGTTCCGCTCGAATATGTCGAACTCGAAATCACCGAAACCGTCCTGCTGGGCCGCGATACCGACAAGGTCGCGACCACGCTCGCGGCGCTTCGCGACCACGGGGTGAAGATCGCGCTCGATGATTTCGGAACGGGCTTCGCCTCGCTGTCGCATCTGAAACTGTTTCCGGTCGACGTGATCAAGATCGACAAGAGCTTCGTCGCGAACATGTGCCAGCAGCGCGACGACGCGGCGATCGTCGAAGCGGTCGTCGGCCTGGCGCATCGCCTGAAGATGGAAGTGGTGGCCGAGGGCATCGAGCGCGAGAGCGAGGCCAGGTATCTGTCCGAACTGGGATGCACCTACGGCCAGGGCTATCTGTTCGGGCGCGCGGTACCGGCGGCTGCGGTTCCCGCGTTGCTCGGCTGA
- the rpmG gene encoding 50S ribosomal protein L33: protein MAKPTTVKIRLVSTADTGFFYVTKKNPRNQTEKMSFRKYDPVVRKHVEFKEAKIK from the coding sequence ATGGCCAAGCCGACTACCGTCAAGATCCGGCTGGTAAGCACCGCCGACACCGGCTTCTTCTATGTGACGAAGAAGAACCCGCGCAACCAGACCGAGAAGATGTCGTTCCGCAAGTACGACCCGGTCGTGCGCAAGCATGTCGAGTTCAAGGAAGCCAAGATCAAGTGA
- a CDS encoding response regulator — protein sequence MAKKVLVVEDNELNLKLFCDLLRAHDYIAEPVRDGREAVARAREVMPDLVVMDIQLPHVTGYELIQRMKADSRLRSIPIMAVTAYAGRDDEDRIRAAGATAYVSKPISVMRFMDEIRALA from the coding sequence GTGGCAAAGAAGGTGCTGGTTGTCGAGGACAACGAGCTCAACCTGAAGCTGTTCTGCGATTTGCTGCGCGCACACGACTATATCGCCGAACCGGTGCGCGACGGGCGCGAGGCGGTGGCGCGCGCACGCGAAGTAATGCCCGACCTGGTGGTGATGGACATCCAGCTGCCGCATGTCACCGGCTATGAGCTGATCCAGCGGATGAAGGCCGATTCGCGGCTGCGCTCGATCCCGATCATGGCGGTGACCGCTTATGCCGGACGCGACGACGAAGACCGGATTCGCGCGGCTGGCGCGACCGCCTATGTCTCGAAGCCGATCTCGGTGATGCGCTTCATGGACGAGATACGCGCGCTGGCGTGA
- a CDS encoding DUF3572 domain-containing protein — MPIRETNPDRDSHMIALQALVWALGEPRRAERLLDTTGLSPASLREGAGDPAVLAAALGFLEAYEPDLIACAESLGVSPALLVQARESLENL; from the coding sequence ATGCCGATCCGCGAGACAAATCCCGACCGCGATTCGCACATGATCGCGCTGCAGGCGCTGGTGTGGGCGCTGGGCGAGCCGCGGCGCGCCGAGCGGCTGCTCGACACCACCGGCTTGAGCCCGGCATCGCTGCGCGAGGGCGCGGGCGATCCCGCGGTGCTCGCCGCCGCGCTCGGCTTTCTCGAAGCTTATGAGCCCGATCTGATCGCGTGCGCCGAATCGCTCGGCGTCTCGCCCGCGCTGCTGGTGCAGGCACGCGAATCGCTGGAGAATCTATGA
- a CDS encoding HAD family hydrolase: MKPLLICDCDEVLLHMVRHFRTWLDEAHDIDFTIAHGDFSTAMTRRSDGSTVVRDEMWGMLDGFFPAEMARQTLVPHAREALAALAERADIVILTNLKDHCRSHRIDQLAAHGIAHRVDCNQGGKGDPVAALVAEHGHPVTVFVDDLAVHHESVARHAPGVHRLHMISEPDLATVTPAAVHAHARIDDWRDARGWIAERFASGLPAAA; this comes from the coding sequence ATGAAGCCGTTGTTGATTTGCGATTGTGACGAGGTGCTGCTGCACATGGTGCGCCATTTCCGCACCTGGCTCGACGAGGCGCACGATATCGATTTCACGATCGCGCATGGCGATTTCTCGACCGCGATGACCCGGCGGAGCGACGGCAGCACCGTCGTGCGCGACGAGATGTGGGGGATGCTCGACGGCTTCTTCCCCGCCGAAATGGCGCGGCAGACCTTGGTGCCGCACGCCCGCGAGGCGCTGGCGGCACTGGCCGAACGGGCCGATATCGTCATCCTCACCAATTTGAAGGACCATTGCCGCAGCCACCGGATCGACCAGCTGGCGGCGCACGGCATCGCGCACCGCGTCGATTGCAACCAGGGCGGCAAGGGCGACCCGGTCGCGGCGTTGGTCGCCGAGCATGGCCATCCGGTGACGGTGTTCGTCGACGATCTGGCGGTCCACCACGAATCGGTCGCGCGCCATGCCCCCGGCGTCCACCGGCTGCACATGATCTCCGAACCCGATCTTGCCACCGTCACGCCGGCCGCGGTGCACGCGCATGCGCGAATCGACGACTGGCGCGACGCGCGCGGCTGGATCGCCGAGCGGTTCGCTTCGGGCTTGCCCGCCGCCGCCTGA
- a CDS encoding RidA family protein: MSDTIEAKLADLGLTLPTPAAPVATYAPAVIAGNLLHISGQLPFDDGALMTGRVGEDRDLDYAAHAAQRCALMLIAQMKAALGDDLSRVVRIVKLGVFVNSAGSFTDQAKVANGASELMIAAFGDAGRHARSAVGVPVLPLGAVVEIDAIVQIG, translated from the coding sequence ATGAGCGACACCATCGAAGCGAAGCTGGCCGATCTCGGCCTCACCCTCCCCACCCCCGCCGCGCCGGTCGCGACCTATGCGCCCGCGGTTATCGCGGGCAATTTGCTCCACATATCGGGCCAGCTGCCGTTCGACGACGGCGCGCTGATGACCGGGCGCGTCGGCGAGGATCGCGACCTCGATTATGCCGCGCACGCCGCGCAACGCTGCGCGCTGATGCTGATCGCGCAGATGAAGGCGGCGCTGGGCGACGATCTGTCGCGCGTCGTGCGGATCGTGAAGCTCGGCGTATTCGTCAATTCGGCGGGCAGCTTCACCGATCAGGCCAAGGTCGCCAATGGCGCGTCCGAACTGATGATCGCGGCGTTCGGCGATGCCGGGCGGCATGCGCGCAGCGCGGTCGGGGTACCCGTGCTGCCGCTCGGTGCGGTGGTCGAGATCGACGCGATCGTCCAGATAGGCTGA
- a CDS encoding TorF family putative porin, whose protein sequence is MRFSTLGLSALLLTCATPAFAQEETAPPEPVTVSGSVTLASDYRFRGVSQSDKGFVIQGGATVAHESGVYGGFWGSNLAGWGTFGGPNLELDLFAGFKTPVGDGGTLDIGATWYMYPDGANTTDFIEPYVKLSGTAGPVSLTAGIFYAPPQEALGRWYFTGADAAAGVYNDPGDKEDNLYLSGDAVAAIPNTPISLRGHIGYSDGNPGLGPNGTSVAPTGQYWDYAVGADLTYSGLTFGVTYVGTDISDADGAYLLPNFSKGGFDSIADGTVVFSLTAAF, encoded by the coding sequence ATGCGTTTCTCTACTCTGGGGCTTTCAGCCCTGCTTCTGACGTGCGCCACCCCTGCATTTGCGCAGGAGGAAACCGCACCGCCCGAACCGGTCACCGTTTCGGGCAGCGTCACCCTCGCCTCCGACTATCGCTTCCGCGGCGTCTCGCAGTCCGACAAGGGTTTCGTGATCCAGGGCGGCGCGACCGTCGCGCATGAAAGCGGCGTCTATGGCGGCTTCTGGGGATCGAACCTCGCCGGCTGGGGCACCTTCGGCGGCCCCAACCTCGAGCTCGACCTGTTCGCCGGCTTCAAGACCCCGGTCGGCGACGGCGGCACGCTCGATATCGGCGCGACGTGGTACATGTACCCCGACGGCGCCAACACCACCGACTTCATCGAACCCTATGTGAAGCTGTCGGGCACCGCCGGGCCGGTTTCGCTGACCGCAGGCATCTTCTACGCCCCGCCGCAGGAGGCGCTGGGCCGCTGGTATTTCACCGGCGCCGATGCGGCCGCCGGGGTCTATAACGATCCGGGCGACAAGGAAGACAATCTCTACCTGTCGGGTGACGCGGTTGCAGCGATCCCCAACACCCCTATCAGCCTGCGCGGCCATATCGGCTATTCGGACGGCAATCCGGGGCTCGGCCCCAACGGCACCAGCGTCGCCCCAACCGGGCAATATTGGGATTACGCCGTCGGCGCCGACCTGACCTATAGCGGCCTCACCTTCGGGGTTACCTATGTCGGCACCGACATCAGCGATGCCGATGGCGCCTATCTGCTGCCCAACTTCTCGAAGGGCGGATTCGACAGCATTGCCGACGGCACCGTCGTCTTCTCGCTGACCGCCGCGTTCTAA